From Pelagicoccus sp. SDUM812003, a single genomic window includes:
- a CDS encoding exopolysaccharide biosynthesis protein has protein sequence MSAARSPTQRRAFASAAPVLGAAPVEEQKEESPSPAHLAGQDIAKGIERLADRANDGDLTLQQAMDQLNPAPPLLVCALFALPFCQPVPTVGLGLPFGLAIACVGVALALGKEPRLPRWLAQRQLPSQVFPAILRFAARLTRWAESKLKRRGSWLVAAPLARIWALALVLGAVLLSLPLPIPFSNFFPAASILAISLGWLKGDGLAIGVGLVSLLLAVVFLLALALLGRIGLSLVDSARSVLFEETIATAFVLHGQTPF, from the coding sequence ATGAGCGCCGCCAGATCCCCCACCCAACGCCGCGCCTTTGCGTCTGCCGCCCCGGTTTTAGGGGCGGCTCCTGTCGAGGAGCAAAAGGAAGAATCGCCAAGCCCGGCGCATTTGGCGGGGCAAGACATCGCGAAGGGTATCGAACGATTGGCAGACCGAGCCAACGATGGCGATCTCACCTTGCAGCAGGCGATGGACCAGCTCAATCCCGCTCCTCCGCTTCTGGTTTGCGCGTTGTTCGCGCTGCCGTTTTGTCAGCCGGTTCCCACGGTCGGGTTGGGTCTGCCGTTCGGTTTGGCAATCGCCTGCGTGGGAGTTGCCTTGGCTTTGGGAAAGGAGCCTCGTCTCCCTCGTTGGCTTGCCCAACGTCAGTTGCCCAGCCAAGTCTTTCCTGCGATCTTGCGGTTCGCCGCCCGGCTTACGCGATGGGCGGAGTCCAAGCTCAAGCGGCGGGGATCCTGGCTTGTGGCTGCTCCGCTAGCCCGAATATGGGCGCTTGCCCTCGTCCTTGGCGCTGTGCTGCTGTCGCTTCCCTTGCCGATCCCTTTCAGCAATTTTTTCCCCGCGGCTAGCATCCTCGCCATCAGCCTTGGCTGGCTCAAGGGGGATGGGTTGGCCATCGGAGTCGGCCTCGTGTCCCTGCTCCTAGCGGTCGTCTTTCTGTTGGCTTTGGCTCTTCTGGGGAGGATCGGCCTCAGCCTGGTTGATTCCGCTCGATCCGTTCTTTTCGAAGAAACCATCGCCACCGCGTTTGTCCTTCATGGGCAAACACCGTTTTGA
- a CDS encoding TerC family protein, whose amino-acid sequence MENLILFPLSEYWWLYAGFLFFVVAMLALDLGVFHRHAHVVSLKEATAWSLTWISLAFLFCIGLWRYAHWKFPQYEPLLTTLADSGVTGAAALEESARLADQVALEFLTGFVVEKALSVDNIFVFAVVFSFFAIPAKDQHRVLFYGIFGALLMRMLFIAAGSALMQYHWVVWAFGGLLTLTGIKILLLPEKPLQPDRNPLIRLTKRFFRITPQLEGERFFVRRDGKLFATPLFVCLIFVEATDIVFAFDSVPAIFAITREPMIVLTSNVFAILGLRALFFLLAGVMDRFHLLRYGLGLVLVFVGLKMVWLNEAFGGKFPIAWSLGIIAVILTSSVAASLLFPPRRVHCPKPVTPETGS is encoded by the coding sequence ATGGAAAACCTGATACTTTTTCCGTTGTCGGAGTACTGGTGGCTCTACGCCGGGTTCTTGTTCTTCGTGGTGGCGATGCTTGCATTGGATCTTGGAGTGTTTCACCGGCATGCGCACGTGGTCTCTCTCAAGGAAGCGACCGCTTGGAGCCTGACGTGGATTTCGTTGGCCTTTCTCTTTTGCATCGGCCTTTGGCGGTATGCTCATTGGAAGTTTCCGCAATACGAGCCTCTGTTGACGACCTTGGCCGATTCGGGAGTGACGGGAGCTGCGGCTTTGGAGGAGAGCGCGAGGCTGGCAGATCAAGTCGCTCTCGAATTCCTTACGGGATTTGTCGTGGAGAAGGCTTTGTCGGTGGACAACATTTTCGTATTTGCGGTGGTGTTTTCCTTCTTCGCAATCCCCGCTAAGGATCAGCACCGCGTTTTGTTCTACGGAATTTTCGGAGCCCTGCTGATGCGGATGCTTTTCATTGCCGCTGGTTCGGCTCTGATGCAGTACCATTGGGTAGTGTGGGCGTTCGGTGGGCTCCTCACGCTTACCGGAATCAAGATTCTCCTTTTGCCGGAGAAACCGCTGCAGCCGGATCGGAACCCGCTGATACGTCTCACGAAGCGATTTTTCAGGATCACTCCCCAACTGGAAGGCGAACGCTTTTTCGTCCGTCGCGATGGCAAGCTCTTCGCCACTCCCTTGTTCGTGTGTCTGATCTTTGTCGAGGCGACGGACATCGTTTTTGCCTTTGACTCCGTGCCAGCGATTTTCGCCATCACGCGAGAGCCCATGATTGTGCTGACCTCGAACGTATTCGCAATTCTAGGACTTCGAGCCCTGTTCTTTCTGCTAGCGGGCGTCATGGACCGATTTCACCTGCTGCGGTACGGGCTAGGACTGGTACTGGTCTTCGTAGGCCTTAAGATGGTGTGGCTCAACGAGGCTTTCGGTGGAAAGTTTCCCATCGCTTGGTCCTTGGGGATCATCGCGGTGATTCTGACAAGCTCCGTCGCTGCCTCGCTGCTTTTTCCGCCTCGTCGCGTCCATTGCCCGAAACCTGTGACTCCCGAAACAGGTTCTTGA
- a CDS encoding HD domain-containing phosphohydrolase, translating into MKVLFVDDNKSVLAAFRRNLRKRYDVATAEGAAEALRMLENDGPFDIIVSDMKMPGMDGVSFLEKTIEISPGSVRIMLTGNAEQDTPVEAVNRGHVYKFLNKPCSVDDLVVALKEAEGHHKVQQVEQQMLEQTVSGCVKVLTDVLGLVAPFALGRGQRLKDCLVPFLKVIKLKGLWQYEVAALLSSVGYTSVPSELILKLERGQKLNVHESSVIRKIPEIGYELVSAIPRLERVAKMIRYQRKSYNGSGFPEDNVSEQSIPLGARLLRVFEDRIDLERDGISGQAAFDIMSKSHGLYDPKILGLCFKYYPNYLTTSISKDKDVLTVDLKSLKPGMCMVSDLSTKDGILLVEAGNWLTGATIQRIRNYHTLEQVDGPFYVQLPDEA; encoded by the coding sequence ATGAAGGTACTGTTTGTTGATGATAACAAGAGCGTCCTTGCGGCGTTTCGTCGAAACCTGCGAAAGCGCTACGACGTTGCGACCGCGGAAGGCGCGGCCGAGGCTTTGCGCATGCTAGAGAACGATGGTCCCTTCGACATCATCGTCTCGGACATGAAGATGCCGGGCATGGACGGGGTGAGCTTCCTCGAGAAGACCATCGAGATCTCGCCGGGCTCGGTGCGCATCATGTTGACGGGAAACGCGGAGCAGGACACGCCGGTCGAAGCGGTGAACCGTGGCCATGTCTACAAGTTTCTCAACAAGCCATGCTCGGTCGATGACCTGGTGGTGGCTCTCAAGGAGGCGGAAGGACACCACAAGGTGCAGCAGGTCGAGCAGCAGATGCTCGAGCAGACGGTATCGGGCTGCGTCAAGGTGCTTACCGACGTGCTCGGTCTGGTGGCTCCGTTCGCCTTGGGCAGAGGTCAACGACTCAAGGATTGCCTCGTTCCGTTTCTCAAGGTCATCAAGCTCAAGGGGCTTTGGCAGTACGAGGTCGCGGCTCTGCTTTCTTCCGTTGGCTATACCTCAGTACCCAGCGAGTTGATACTGAAGCTGGAGCGAGGGCAGAAGCTGAATGTGCACGAGTCCAGCGTTATCAGAAAGATACCGGAAATTGGATACGAGCTGGTGTCCGCCATACCTCGTTTGGAACGTGTCGCGAAAATGATCCGCTACCAGAGGAAAAGCTACAATGGAAGCGGTTTTCCGGAGGACAATGTATCGGAGCAGTCGATACCGCTCGGGGCCCGTTTGCTGCGCGTTTTCGAGGATCGTATCGATCTCGAGCGCGATGGCATTTCCGGTCAGGCTGCTTTTGACATCATGAGCAAAAGCCATGGCCTGTACGACCCGAAGATTCTCGGGCTTTGCTTCAAGTACTATCCCAACTACCTGACGACCTCCATTTCCAAGGACAAGGATGTGCTGACGGTGGACCTTAAGAGCTTGAAGCCTGGCATGTGCATGGTGTCGGATCTTTCCACCAAGGATGGAATCCTGCTGGTGGAGGCTGGCAACTGGCTGACCGGAGCGACGATCCAGCGTATCCGAAACTATCATACGCTGGAGCAGGTTGACGGACCGTTCTACGTTCAGTTGCCCGACGAGGCTTAG
- a CDS encoding PepSY-associated TM helix domain-containing protein, with product MRKKFWKLHSWLGLVCGLGLLVIGLTGSVLVFHQEIAKTLHPDEVLNAPLSSDSQRLATSELTTRVEKAFPDFWIRGWLFNTDSEYRDRAYLMKRDTDDWYVLYIDPYTAKTSERPLPYDETIYGWFVRLHYTFFADHWGMGIAAFFALGYIILGVSGIYLHRPFFKALFRLRWGASARILFSDIHKAVGIATVPMNLILGITGAYWNIAHIAHELIEHAHEEEEPMANEYAGTTERIDSLSAIAEQSIPGYALNYIYFPTEEEPMFYLYGQHPGASSFRSLYGSTIWVSAETGEVTHSSDLREAGFWAQVTDAFEPLHFGSFGGVTTQVLWCLAGLSPSILSLSGTLIYIKRGRRKKGRRTATAQPSRPSQQRIPCETT from the coding sequence ATGCGAAAGAAATTCTGGAAACTCCATTCCTGGCTCGGACTTGTCTGCGGTCTCGGTCTTCTGGTCATCGGCCTGACTGGCAGCGTACTGGTCTTCCACCAGGAAATCGCGAAAACGCTCCATCCGGACGAAGTACTCAACGCGCCACTCTCGTCCGATTCCCAGCGTCTCGCCACCTCGGAACTCACCACGAGGGTCGAGAAAGCCTTCCCCGACTTTTGGATACGCGGCTGGCTGTTCAACACCGATAGCGAATACCGAGACCGCGCCTACCTGATGAAGCGCGACACCGACGACTGGTACGTTCTCTATATTGATCCTTACACTGCGAAAACATCGGAGCGCCCTCTGCCCTACGATGAAACGATCTACGGTTGGTTCGTCCGACTCCACTACACTTTCTTCGCAGACCATTGGGGCATGGGCATCGCGGCTTTCTTCGCTCTGGGATACATCATTCTCGGCGTATCCGGCATTTATCTACATCGTCCGTTCTTCAAGGCGCTCTTTCGCCTTCGCTGGGGCGCGAGCGCTCGGATCCTCTTTTCGGATATTCATAAAGCCGTCGGCATCGCTACCGTGCCCATGAACCTGATACTGGGCATCACCGGCGCCTATTGGAACATCGCCCACATCGCCCACGAGCTTATCGAACACGCTCACGAAGAGGAGGAGCCCATGGCAAACGAATACGCCGGCACCACCGAACGCATCGACTCCCTGAGCGCCATCGCCGAGCAAAGCATCCCCGGCTACGCCCTCAACTACATCTACTTCCCAACCGAGGAGGAACCGATGTTCTACCTCTACGGACAACACCCTGGGGCGAGCTCCTTCCGCAGTCTCTACGGCAGCACCATTTGGGTGTCAGCCGAAACTGGTGAAGTGACCCACTCCTCCGACCTCCGGGAAGCCGGATTCTGGGCCCAGGTGACGGACGCCTTCGAGCCGCTGCACTTCGGCAGCTTCGGCGGCGTGACGACACAGGTTCTCTGGTGTCTCGCGGGACTCAGCCCCTCCATCCTCAGCCTCTCCGGCACGCTCATCTATATAAAACGCGGCAGGAGGAAAAAAGGGCGACGTACCGCCACCGCCCAGCCATCCCGACCATCACAACAGCGTATCCCGTGCGAGACAACATAG
- a CDS encoding ATP-binding protein yields MPDPDAPTTPDVDRCIDCYLDSFLNGVRKEDYRHFLAVFDYPDMRCLYVNGTAHVLLSPCSQEGIVGTFCLHDIVALDDQARFDSAVYPRLRILGAWSGQIGLRDLWGSELTAKVELSIKAHTGSCSGKYVCMKAEPVGAASFDAMAGWMDRELLAALLENSQDAIYFKDRHSRFIRASRMLIERFGLEHPHEVIGKTDCDFYDLSHAADAFLDEQRILESGVPLLDKIETETWPDGSETWVSSSKLPLRDSRGEVIGTFGISRDITLRKLSEDKRKELETKLLVSQRLEAIGSLAAGVAHEINTPTQFVSDNIAFIRDSYDEMEKLFSAFDAFLEKAKSIPELQECCDRIDALKEATEIDYIREEMPETINQTASGLHQIARIVRSLKEFSHPSQPGKSKADLNRAIENTVNISRGEWKNVAEVKLQLDPDLPEIDCVVDEINQVVLNLIVNASHAVEAADRGMGTIEVRTMRDENYACIEVSDTGTGIPFEIRDRLFEPFFTTKGIGEGTGQGLAMARNIVVKSHHGRIDFESDLGHGTTFRVHLPIQQTNKVASEDQEEVGS; encoded by the coding sequence ATGCCCGACCCGGATGCACCCACCACGCCAGACGTCGATCGCTGCATCGACTGCTATCTAGACTCCTTCCTGAATGGCGTTCGAAAGGAGGACTACCGGCATTTTCTGGCGGTGTTCGACTACCCGGATATGCGCTGCCTATACGTGAACGGCACGGCGCATGTGTTGCTCAGCCCATGCAGCCAGGAAGGTATCGTGGGGACCTTTTGCCTTCACGACATCGTGGCCTTGGACGATCAGGCGAGATTCGACTCGGCGGTCTACCCGCGTCTGCGCATCCTAGGCGCTTGGAGCGGCCAAATCGGCTTGAGGGACCTGTGGGGCAGCGAACTGACAGCCAAGGTCGAACTGTCCATCAAGGCCCATACCGGCAGCTGCTCCGGCAAATACGTCTGCATGAAGGCGGAGCCGGTGGGAGCGGCCAGCTTCGACGCTATGGCGGGCTGGATGGATCGCGAGCTGTTGGCCGCTCTGCTGGAGAACAGCCAGGACGCCATCTACTTCAAGGACCGGCATAGCCGATTCATTCGGGCCAGCCGCATGCTGATCGAGCGATTCGGATTGGAGCATCCGCACGAGGTTATCGGAAAGACGGACTGCGACTTCTACGACCTGTCGCACGCCGCCGACGCCTTTCTGGACGAGCAGCGGATCCTGGAGAGCGGTGTGCCGCTGCTGGACAAGATCGAGACCGAGACCTGGCCGGACGGCTCCGAAACCTGGGTTTCCTCATCCAAACTGCCCTTGCGCGACTCCCGCGGGGAAGTGATCGGCACCTTTGGCATTTCTCGCGACATCACGCTACGGAAGCTCAGCGAGGACAAGCGAAAGGAGTTGGAAACGAAACTCCTCGTTTCGCAGCGCCTCGAGGCTATCGGCTCGCTGGCGGCCGGCGTGGCTCACGAAATCAACACCCCGACGCAGTTCGTTTCGGACAACATCGCCTTCATCCGGGATTCCTACGACGAGATGGAGAAGCTCTTTTCGGCCTTCGACGCTTTTCTGGAAAAGGCCAAGAGCATTCCTGAGCTGCAGGAATGCTGCGACCGCATCGACGCTCTCAAGGAAGCCACGGAGATCGACTACATTCGGGAGGAGATGCCCGAGACCATCAATCAAACCGCTTCAGGACTCCACCAGATCGCTCGCATCGTGCGCTCGCTCAAGGAGTTTTCCCATCCCTCGCAGCCTGGCAAATCGAAGGCCGACCTCAACCGGGCCATCGAAAACACTGTCAACATCTCGCGCGGCGAGTGGAAGAACGTCGCGGAAGTGAAGCTGCAGCTCGACCCGGACTTGCCGGAAATCGATTGCGTGGTCGACGAGATCAACCAGGTCGTGCTCAACCTTATCGTGAACGCGAGCCACGCGGTCGAAGCGGCGGATAGGGGAATGGGAACGATAGAAGTCAGGACCATGAGGGATGAGAATTATGCGTGTATCGAAGTTAGCGATACGGGCACGGGAATTCCGTTCGAGATCAGGGATCGGCTCTTCGAACCGTTTTTCACCACCAAGGGGATCGGGGAAGGCACCGGCCAAGGGCTGGCCATGGCTCGAAACATCGTAGTGAAGTCCCACCATGGGCGAATCGATTTCGAGTCCGATCTCGGGCACGGCACCACCTTTCGCGTCCATCTGCCCATTCAGCAGACGAACAAGGTCGCAAGCGAAGATCAGGAGGAAGTCGGATCATGA
- a CDS encoding ATP-binding protein, with the protein MPDPAFDSLSEFLSVATEVSLLLASNQLGDVDETVTEALAILGRYANVERSYVFTFNYDEHLSYYDFEWCADGVEPQIQQIPTVEMDILADWIAAFQKGDYVYIPSVPEMERGDLREVLMEQEIKSLVVYPMFHGEDLLGFVGFDSVGSFRQWDKEHFDLLKIACDTIGSTLSNARYRDELLRSKLEADRATKCKNEFLANVSHELRSPLNSVIGFSELIELELSAKRYENIPEFINLVKSSGKHLLNLINDILDLSRVETGQMLLDKQLTDLRELVGLVWDLVKLEAKQRGIRLVYDPPEKPVYAEVDATRVRQVIYNLFSNALKFTKAGKSVGISLIQDPGSVLIEVWDEGRGIPHSHLEQIFEPFEQVTPEDSSVHSGAGLGLAIVNSIVTEHQGEISVESEVGVGTRFSVRLPAGNLSLVEDQVAKSAPVGGGLPSEDGNGKAVLCVDDIEANRRLIIESLGRAGYRVEAAGTGREALERIESDRFDVVLLDLKLPDISGFDVFRFIKRRWSSLPVLAVTASLTDDVRESINQAGFDGCHAKPIVIADLLSSVNRFASREGRSAC; encoded by the coding sequence ATGCCTGATCCAGCGTTTGATTCCCTGAGCGAGTTTTTGTCTGTCGCCACAGAGGTATCGCTGTTGCTGGCTTCGAATCAGCTGGGAGATGTGGACGAGACGGTGACCGAGGCCTTGGCCATTTTAGGCCGCTACGCCAACGTGGAGCGCTCCTACGTATTCACTTTCAATTACGACGAGCATCTCAGCTACTACGATTTCGAGTGGTGCGCCGATGGAGTGGAGCCGCAGATCCAGCAGATCCCCACGGTGGAGATGGATATCCTAGCGGACTGGATCGCGGCCTTTCAGAAGGGAGACTACGTGTACATCCCTTCGGTGCCGGAGATGGAGCGAGGCGATCTGCGCGAGGTGCTGATGGAGCAGGAGATCAAGTCGCTGGTGGTGTATCCGATGTTTCATGGCGAGGATTTGCTGGGCTTCGTGGGCTTCGATTCGGTAGGCAGCTTCCGTCAGTGGGACAAGGAGCATTTCGACCTGTTGAAGATCGCCTGCGATACCATTGGGTCCACCTTGAGCAACGCTCGGTATCGGGACGAGCTGCTACGCTCCAAGCTGGAGGCCGATCGGGCCACCAAGTGCAAGAACGAGTTTCTCGCCAACGTGAGCCATGAGCTGCGTTCCCCGCTCAACAGCGTGATCGGCTTCAGCGAGTTGATCGAGCTGGAGCTCTCGGCGAAGCGCTACGAGAACATCCCCGAATTCATCAACCTGGTGAAATCCAGCGGCAAGCACCTCTTGAACCTGATCAACGACATTCTCGACCTGTCGCGGGTGGAAACCGGGCAGATGCTTCTGGACAAGCAGCTCACCGACCTGCGCGAGCTGGTGGGGCTGGTCTGGGACCTGGTTAAACTGGAGGCGAAGCAACGCGGGATCAGGCTCGTCTATGATCCACCCGAAAAGCCGGTCTACGCGGAGGTGGATGCGACTCGAGTGAGGCAGGTGATCTACAACCTCTTTTCGAACGCTCTCAAATTCACCAAGGCGGGCAAGTCTGTAGGGATATCGCTGATACAGGACCCTGGCAGCGTGTTGATCGAGGTCTGGGACGAGGGCAGAGGAATCCCGCACTCGCACCTCGAGCAGATTTTTGAACCTTTCGAGCAGGTGACGCCCGAAGATTCCAGCGTGCACTCCGGTGCCGGACTCGGGCTCGCGATCGTGAACAGCATCGTCACGGAGCATCAGGGAGAGATTTCGGTGGAGAGCGAGGTGGGAGTGGGCACGCGTTTCTCGGTGCGTCTGCCGGCGGGAAACCTCAGCCTGGTGGAGGATCAGGTCGCGAAATCCGCTCCAGTCGGCGGCGGACTGCCGAGCGAGGATGGAAATGGGAAAGCGGTGCTTTGCGTTGACGATATCGAGGCGAACCGCCGCCTGATCATCGAGAGCCTCGGACGGGCGGGCTACCGGGTGGAGGCGGCTGGCACCGGACGGGAAGCGTTGGAGCGGATCGAGTCCGATCGCTTCGACGTGGTTCTGCTGGATCTGAAACTGCCGGACATCAGCGGGTTCGACGTATTTCGTTTCATCAAGCGTCGCTGGAGCTCACTGCCGGTTTTGGCGGTCACCGCTTCATTGACCGACGACGTTCGCGAATCGATCAACCAGGCCGGCTTCGACGGCTGCCATGCCAAGCCCATCGTGATCGCGGACTTGCTTAGCTCGGTCAATCGATTCGCCTCCCGAGAGGGCAGAAGCGCCTGCTAG
- a CDS encoding ferritin, which yields MTLNEELRDALNAQIGMEFQAFYSYLSMSSYFEANAWDGFAQWMAMQSGEEREHAMKFYTYLLDRGATIVLPAIEAPAYTFDSPLAVFKASLAQEQKVTAAINRLYKIAHDCDDYATVSFLKWFVDEQVEEEKTVSDMIEKIKRANANPEAMMLLDRLAGERQQGDEA from the coding sequence ATGACTCTCAACGAAGAATTACGCGACGCTCTCAACGCTCAGATCGGCATGGAGTTCCAGGCCTTCTATTCCTACCTCTCCATGTCCTCCTACTTCGAGGCCAACGCCTGGGACGGCTTCGCTCAGTGGATGGCCATGCAAAGCGGCGAAGAGCGCGAGCATGCCATGAAGTTCTACACCTACCTGCTCGATCGCGGGGCCACCATCGTCCTGCCCGCCATCGAGGCCCCAGCCTACACCTTCGATTCGCCGCTCGCGGTCTTCAAGGCCAGCCTGGCTCAGGAGCAAAAGGTGACCGCCGCGATCAATCGCCTCTACAAGATCGCCCACGACTGCGACGACTACGCGACCGTCTCCTTCCTCAAGTGGTTCGTGGACGAACAAGTGGAGGAGGAAAAAACCGTTTCGGACATGATCGAGAAGATCAAGCGAGCCAACGCGAACCCGGAAGCGATGATGCTGTTGGATCGGCTGGCCGGCGAGCGCCAGCAAGGCGACGAGGCCTAG
- a CDS encoding response regulator has product MPLHLLDNRLEHRAQQIFQHRSETIHARTDRWFAKLMAAQWVGGIAAALFFTPLEWSGATPSIHLNVWAAIFLGGAIASLPIYLSVTRPGESVTRHVIAISQALFSALLIHLTGGRIETHFHVFGSIAFLSFYRDWKVIASATVVVALDHFVRGVWWPASVFGVLTSSPWRWIEHAAWVVFEDIFIVRNCLESVRELKVQARQQAELEQANERTERIVQQRTSELARSEQRFSELVNQVDGIVWEADPKNYQFSFVSQQAARLVGYPLEDWTTQADFWKDHLHPDDRQRVLAFCEEHTRKGLSHEFEYRMITRDGQEIWLQDLVSVETKDGKPTQLRGVMIDVTDRKRSESELRAAKEAVEEANALLVESLNEAKRLEEEAQSANRAKSEFLATMSHEIRTPMNGVIGFTNLLLDSRLDDDQRDFAESIRNSSHVLLGLINDILDISKIEASKLEIEDIEYDLSQAIDEVADLLSPVAEKKGVEIAVLFEKDFCRDMVGDLGRVRQVILNLANNAIKFTDQGHVLTRIGAHPENSEFIRIEVEDTGIGIPAEKQSRLFSSFTQADSSTTRRFGGSGLGLAISKKLVELMGGEIGLRSVEGEGSTFWFTLPRKTQARPPQTLELSASLRQQRILVVDDHKINRDLLRHQLADWSIPCEVAENGHEALAALAEAQRAGQPFTVAILDYFLPDMDSAELGKRIQQSGSTPPPRLIALGSAAHRLKLKRLLSDGFQSHLLKPLIRPQLLHAALTQALDYTPKQEADQPSLPQGPAHLDSGSKQSEPASETKPFRVLLAEDHAINQKLATRLLERLNCRVDIAANGIEAVDMARTLPYDAIFMDCQMPEMSGLEATRAIRDYESKQSSQTRVPIVAITAGAMEGDREVCVEAGMDDYLTKPLKFESLAKAVDRWCVSTRPQAVCD; this is encoded by the coding sequence ATGCCTCTCCATCTTCTCGACAATCGCCTGGAACACCGGGCCCAGCAGATCTTTCAGCATCGAAGCGAAACCATTCACGCCCGCACCGACCGCTGGTTCGCCAAGCTCATGGCAGCGCAATGGGTCGGCGGCATCGCGGCGGCGCTTTTCTTCACCCCGCTGGAATGGAGCGGCGCCACTCCCTCGATCCATCTCAACGTCTGGGCGGCCATCTTCCTCGGCGGAGCCATCGCCAGCCTGCCGATCTATCTCAGCGTGACGCGACCGGGCGAAAGCGTCACTCGCCATGTCATCGCCATTTCGCAGGCCCTCTTCTCCGCCCTTCTCATCCACCTGACCGGGGGTCGCATCGAGACGCATTTCCACGTCTTCGGCTCCATCGCCTTTCTCAGCTTCTACCGAGACTGGAAAGTCATCGCCTCCGCCACCGTGGTGGTGGCCTTGGACCACTTCGTGCGCGGGGTCTGGTGGCCCGCCTCGGTCTTCGGCGTGCTCACCTCCAGCCCGTGGCGCTGGATCGAGCACGCGGCCTGGGTGGTCTTCGAGGACATCTTCATCGTGCGAAACTGCCTGGAAAGCGTGCGCGAGCTCAAGGTGCAAGCCCGCCAGCAGGCGGAGTTGGAACAAGCCAACGAACGCACCGAGCGCATCGTGCAGCAGCGCACCTCCGAGCTCGCTCGCAGCGAGCAGCGCTTTTCCGAACTGGTGAACCAGGTGGACGGCATCGTGTGGGAAGCGGATCCGAAAAACTACCAGTTCTCCTTCGTCAGCCAGCAAGCGGCCCGACTGGTTGGCTACCCGCTCGAGGACTGGACCACCCAAGCAGACTTCTGGAAGGACCACCTCCATCCGGACGATCGCCAGCGGGTGCTGGCGTTTTGCGAAGAACACACGAGAAAAGGCCTGTCGCACGAATTCGAATACAGAATGATCACCCGCGACGGCCAAGAGATCTGGCTGCAGGATCTGGTGTCGGTGGAAACCAAGGACGGAAAACCGACGCAACTGAGAGGCGTCATGATCGACGTCACCGATCGCAAGCGCTCCGAGTCCGAGCTGCGAGCCGCCAAGGAAGCGGTCGAAGAGGCCAACGCCTTGCTGGTGGAATCGCTCAACGAGGCCAAGCGGCTGGAAGAGGAAGCTCAATCCGCCAACCGGGCCAAAAGCGAGTTTCTCGCCACCATGTCCCACGAGATTCGCACTCCGATGAACGGCGTCATCGGCTTCACCAACTTGCTTCTCGACTCTCGTCTCGACGACGACCAGCGCGACTTCGCGGAGTCGATCCGAAACTCCAGCCACGTGCTGCTGGGACTCATCAACGACATCCTCGACATTTCCAAGATCGAGGCGAGCAAGCTGGAGATCGAAGACATCGAATACGATCTGAGCCAAGCCATCGACGAAGTGGCCGACCTGCTTTCGCCAGTGGCGGAAAAGAAGGGCGTGGAGATCGCGGTCCTGTTCGAAAAGGACTTCTGCCGCGACATGGTGGGAGACCTGGGGCGCGTGCGCCAAGTGATTCTCAATCTCGCGAACAACGCCATCAAGTTCACCGACCAAGGGCACGTGCTCACCCGCATCGGCGCGCATCCGGAGAATAGCGAATTCATCCGTATCGAAGTGGAGGATACAGGCATCGGCATCCCTGCCGAAAAGCAAAGCCGGCTCTTCTCCAGCTTCACCCAGGCGGACTCCTCCACCACTCGGCGATTCGGCGGCTCCGGCCTGGGGCTGGCGATTTCCAAGAAGCTGGTGGAGCTGATGGGAGGAGAAATCGGCCTGCGCAGCGTGGAAGGCGAAGGCTCGACCTTCTGGTTCACCTTGCCCCGAAAGACCCAAGCCAGACCGCCGCAGACGCTCGAACTATCCGCCAGTCTGCGCCAGCAGAGAATACTGGTGGTGGACGATCACAAGATCAACCGCGACCTTCTGCGCCACCAGCTGGCGGACTGGTCCATCCCTTGCGAGGTGGCCGAAAACGGACACGAAGCCTTGGCGGCCCTAGCCGAAGCGCAACGCGCCGGGCAGCCCTTCACGGTGGCGATCCTCGACTATTTCCTTCCCGACATGGACAGCGCCGAACTGGGGAAACGCATCCAGCAGTCCGGTTCGACCCCACCACCGCGCCTGATCGCCCTAGGCTCCGCGGCTCATCGTCTAAAGCTGAAGCGACTGCTCTCCGACGGGTTCCAGTCCCACCTTCTCAAGCCACTCATTCGCCCGCAGCTGCTTCACGCCGCCCTGACCCAAGCCTTGGACTACACCCCGAAACAGGAGGCCGACCAGCCCTCCCTCCCCCAAGGTCCCGCCCACCTAGACTCCGGATCCAAGCAAAGCGAACCGGCCAGCGAAACGAAACCCTTTCGGGTGCTGCTGGCGGAGGACCACGCCATCAATCAGAAGCTCGCCACGCGTCTGCTGGAACGCCTCAACTGCCGCGTCGATATCGCCGCCAACGGAATCGAAGCGGTCGACATGGCGCGGACGCTGCCCTACGACGCCATTTTCATGGACTGCCAAATGCCGGAAATGAGCGGCCTGGAGGCGACCCGCGCGATCAGGGATTACGAAAGCAAGCAAAGCTCCCAGACCCGCGTGCCCATCGTAGCCATCACTGCAGGCGCCATGGAAGGCGACCGCGAAGTCTGCGTGGAAGCTGGCATGGACGACTACCTAACCAAGCCGCTCAAGTTCGAGAGCCTCGCCAAAGCGGTCGATCGCTGGTGCGTTTCTACCCGCCCCCAAGCGGTCTGCGACTGA